The following are encoded together in the Sulfurovum riftiae genome:
- a CDS encoding DUF2201 family putative metallopeptidase — MTYTEKIEKAKAKLMLEHPYIGSVATVLELNNDTEALTFSSDGISLTYNDEYFEKAPLDEIEFALANGAMHAVLKHSERVNERVDRIWQAASDLVVNAMLVKNGFPLPPYVYYDERFEGMYAEEIYDVLKDEMIRNDTLDEAEAVSEDEQAEEPQEEEGKGESNENGESADNTPQPASMEESEVSEFDMLSEELKEFFEQIFQKYKRQGNLPEDLNIVVPEYFSHKIDWREMLYKYIASYAKSTYSFVPPNMKYLYRGIYLPSLSSDLLRIVIAVDTSGSIDEALLGTFLGEIESIMQSYPNYEIDLITADAKIQSHRVFLPGESLDYEVSGGGGTDFRPVFEYIDNYIDYPTLLLYFTDAEGTFPANEPGYDLLWLIPEEREMPFGEVLILEEHH; from the coding sequence ATGACATATACTGAGAAGATCGAAAAAGCCAAAGCAAAACTGATGCTCGAACACCCTTACATCGGTTCTGTAGCGACGGTACTTGAACTCAATAACGACACAGAGGCATTGACCTTCAGCAGTGACGGTATCAGCCTGACGTACAATGATGAGTACTTTGAAAAGGCACCCCTTGACGAGATAGAGTTTGCCTTGGCCAATGGTGCCATGCACGCGGTTCTCAAACACAGTGAACGTGTCAATGAGCGGGTTGACCGAATCTGGCAGGCGGCAAGTGATCTTGTGGTCAACGCTATGCTGGTGAAGAACGGATTTCCCCTGCCTCCCTATGTCTACTACGATGAGCGTTTCGAGGGGATGTATGCCGAAGAGATCTATGATGTGCTCAAGGATGAGATGATCCGTAACGATACCCTTGATGAAGCGGAAGCGGTCTCGGAAGATGAGCAGGCAGAAGAGCCCCAGGAAGAAGAAGGAAAAGGGGAGAGCAATGAGAACGGTGAAAGCGCTGACAATACTCCTCAACCGGCATCTATGGAAGAGAGTGAAGTATCAGAGTTTGACATGCTGTCAGAAGAGCTGAAAGAATTCTTCGAACAGATATTTCAGAAATACAAGCGTCAGGGAAATCTTCCCGAAGATCTCAATATTGTCGTGCCCGAATATTTCTCACACAAGATCGATTGGCGTGAGATGCTTTACAAATATATCGCTTCCTATGCTAAAAGTACCTACTCATTCGTTCCTCCCAATATGAAATACCTCTACCGCGGTATCTATCTCCCCAGTCTGAGTTCCGACCTGCTGCGTATTGTCATTGCCGTCGATACTTCCGGCTCCATCGATGAAGCACTGCTGGGTACTTTTTTGGGAGAGATCGAATCCATTATGCAGAGCTATCCCAATTATGAGATCGATCTTATTACCGCCGATGCGAAAATCCAGTCGCATCGGGTATTCCTGCCCGGTGAATCTCTTGACTATGAAGTGAGCGGAGGGGGAGGGACCGATTTCCGTCCGGTCTTCGAGTATATCGATAACTATATCGACTATCCGACGCTGCTGCTCTATTTTACAGATGCAGAGGGGACATTCCCGGCAAATGAACCCGGATACGATCTTCTCTGGCTGATACCGGAGGAGAGAGAGATGCCTTTCGGTGAAGTACTGATATTGGAAGAGCATCATTAA